One region of Zingiber officinale cultivar Zhangliang chromosome 7B, Zo_v1.1, whole genome shotgun sequence genomic DNA includes:
- the LOC122004731 gene encoding receptor-like protein EIX1 has translation MATAWRRSTLCFREPWPPHHPQHYRSCYYLRLVLLISLAILLMEVAGVEGRVSSKGCLDRERDALLLYKAAIKDPSGRLSSWRAQVDCCAWTGVVCHNTTGSVRVAELNLENPNAYQDDNWWETALRGELLHPSLLSLTHLRNLSLSCNDFEGTQIPPLVGSLHKLRYLDLSDSNFSGTIPPHLGNLTNLRYLVLYAYHYRYSATIFHSLDWLSRLSSLIYLDMSALDLSAVSHNWLSAVNMLPSLQQLYLYDCKISNIPLSLNFHLNLTSLATLHLGRNNFNSSFPNWLWNLTSLSSLQLYYSNIRGMLPNEIVNKFSGNIPLWIGQSWQRLRILRLSSNMLNGNIDSQLGYLRDLQIIDFANNKLSGTIPHSFGNFSTMISTSVELLPSFNVPIEILEATNIYSGSESITLVTKGDQLMFSSILYLVKSIDLSNNELTYEIPEELGYLVGLHTLNLSRNYFKGKIPDSIGKMSSLETLDLSFNNLSGIIPQSLSQLNALSHLNLSYNNLSGSIPYGNQLQTLDDASIYIGNPFLCGDLVNKSCFHGNHTNAKSEENVILSPMLSIYLSSTLGYLVGLWSVFVLLLFKKRWRYSYFQKVDEIYDKVYVAIKIRLNRAVNE, from the exons ATGGCAACGGCCTGGAGACGAAGCACACTCTGTTTCCGTGAACCATGGCCACCGCACCACCCCCAGCACTACCGCAGCTGCTACTATCTTCGTCTTGTCTTGCTCATCAGCCTCGCCATCCTTCTTATGGAGGTAGCTGGAGTAGAAGGGAGAGTGAGCAGCAAGGGGTGCTTGGACAGGGAGAGGGATGCTCTCTTGCTTTACAAAGCCGCCATCAAAGATCCTTCCGGCCGCTTGTCTTCATGGCGTGCCCAAGTGGACTGCTGCGCTTGGACTGGCGTAGTCTGTCACAACACAACGGGCAGCGTGCGAGTGGCGGAGCTCAACCTTGAAAATCCAAATGCCTACCAAGACGATAATTGGTGGGAGACGGCTTTGAGGGGTGAGCTGCTGCATCCTTCATTATTGTCTTTAACTCACTTGCGAAACTTAAGTCTCAGCTGCAATGACTTCGAGGGCACCCAAATTCCACCTCTCGTTGGTTCTCTTCACAAACTCAGGTATCTTGATCTTTCTGACTCCAACTTCAGTGGAACCATTCCCCCTCATCTCGGAAACTTAACTAATCTTCGTTATCTTGTTCTCTATGCCTATCATTATCGTTATTCTGCTACAATTTTCCACAGCCTAGACTGGCTCTCCCGCCTTTCTTCTTTGATTTATCTGGACATGTCTGCTTTGGATCTCAGCGCTGTCTCCCATAATTGGCTTTCAGCAGTCAACATGTTACCTTCCCTgcaacaattatatttatatgatTGTAAAATTAGCAATATCCCTCTTTCTCTCAACTTCCATCTCAATCTCACTTCTCTCGCAACTCTTCATCTTGGTAGAAACAATTTCAACTCTTCTTTTCCTAACTGGTTGTGGAATCTCACAAGCCTCTCGTCTCTTCAACTTTATTACTCAAATATTCGAGGAATGTTGCCTAACGAAATTG TGAATAAATTCTCTGGAAATATACCTTTGTGGATTGGGCAAAGTTGGCAACGGTTGCGTATTCTTCGATTGTCCTCAAATATGCTCAATGGCAACATTGATTCACAACTTGGGTATTTGAGGGATCTACAAATCATCGACTTTGCAAATAACAAATTATCGGGGACAATACCACATTCTTTTGGAAATTTCAGCACAATGATTTCGACATCAGTTGAACTACTTCCTTCTTTTAATGTACCAATCGAAATACTAGAAGCAACCAACATTTATAGCGGAAGTGAAAGCATTACTTTAGTCACAAAAGGAgaccaacttatgttttcatcTATTCTTTATCTTGTGAAGAGTATAGATCTTTCAAACAATGAATTGACATATGAGATTCCCGAAGAATTAGGATATCTTGTTGGACTCCACActttaaatttatcaagaaactacTTCAAAGGTAAAATACCAGATAGCATCGGCAAAATGAGTTCATTGGAAACTTTGGATTTGTCCTTCAATAATTTATCAGGGATTATTCCTCAAAGCTTATCACAACTAAATGCTTTGAGTCATTTGAATTTGTCTTATAACAACCTATCTGGAAGCATTCCCTATGGGAATCAACTTCAAACATTGGATGATGCATCTATTTATATTGGTAATCCTTTTCTTTGTGGAGACTTAGTAAACAAGAGTTGCTTTCATGGGAACCACACCAATGCAAAAAGCGAGGAAAATGTAATATTATCGCCAATGTTATCAATCTATCTCAGTAGTACACTTGGATATTTAGTTGGATTGTGGAGTGTGTTTGTCCTTCTACTATTCAAGAAAAGATGGAGGTACTCTTACTTTCAGAAGGTAGATGAAATTTATGATAAAGTTTATGTGGCAATCAAGATAAGATTGAATAGAGCAGTGAAtgaataa
- the LOC122007125 gene encoding uncharacterized protein LOC122007125, giving the protein MQQLTPQSRLPPIIVLVGICNSKVELGHSYSACFVIADYASPCAAVVSLGLLPRRQAGGRISDGGFVMQESIFLPRQASLAAHARFYSSYLHKKEGHHDEPTKHDKISWKLIVAAVVVGVVQWPWLTETESASPGNQWQWQ; this is encoded by the exons ATGCAGCAGCTCACCCCTCAAAGCCGTCTCCCACCAATTATCGTCTTGGTAGGGATTTGTAATTCCAAGGTTGAGCTCGGCCACTCGTACTCTGCCTGTTTTGTTATAGCAGACTACGCCAGTCCATGCGCAGCAGTCGTCTCCTTGGGCCTCCTGCCACGAAGACAAGCGGGCGGAAGGATCTCGGATGGCGGCTTTGTAATGCAAGAGAGCATCTTTCTCCCTCGGCAAGCATCCCTCGCTGCTCACGCTCGCTTCTACTCCAGCTACCTCCACAAGAAGGAAGGCCATCATGATGAGCCAACAAAGCATGACAAGATCAGCTGGAAACTGATAGTAGCAGCGGTAGTAGTGGGGGTGGTGCAGTGGCCATGGCTCACGGAAACGGAGTCTGCTTCTCCAG GAAACCAATGGCAATGGCAATGA